Proteins found in one Subtercola endophyticus genomic segment:
- a CDS encoding SDR family NAD(P)-dependent oxidoreductase — MADSQRLDIPEFTSDKRLAGRTAIVTGAGSAGEMGGTGSDIAVLLAAKGANVMILDVDQARAWHTAEAVERVGGTCLVAVADITDQEECEDAVDKCIREFGSVDILVNNAAIAPGEQENLRSMWDKIIALNLTAVKLMSDAVLPSMFEKGAGSIIHITSVAGLRAGGGIGYSASKGGLIAMAKAQAYEYGPRGVRVNTVAPGHVAIPMGLGFAGWNGGGTGEMRRRRAKATMLGTEGTGWDVAFAVLYLASDEASYVTGHTIPVDGGTTEVFPIVMADTIVGDGSGSL, encoded by the coding sequence ATGGCTGACTCTCAGCGCCTCGACATTCCCGAATTCACGAGCGATAAGCGCCTCGCGGGCCGAACCGCCATCGTGACCGGAGCCGGCTCGGCCGGCGAGATGGGCGGCACCGGCTCAGATATCGCCGTGTTGCTCGCCGCGAAGGGGGCGAACGTCATGATTCTCGATGTCGATCAAGCGCGCGCGTGGCACACCGCCGAAGCGGTCGAACGCGTCGGCGGCACCTGTCTGGTCGCGGTCGCCGACATCACCGATCAAGAGGAGTGCGAAGACGCCGTCGACAAATGCATTCGAGAATTCGGTAGTGTCGACATTCTGGTCAACAACGCGGCCATCGCGCCCGGCGAGCAAGAGAACCTTCGTTCGATGTGGGACAAGATCATCGCCCTCAACTTGACGGCCGTGAAGCTCATGTCTGATGCGGTGCTGCCGAGCATGTTCGAAAAGGGGGCGGGTTCGATCATCCACATCACCTCGGTGGCCGGTCTGCGCGCCGGCGGGGGAATCGGCTATTCGGCGTCGAAAGGCGGCCTCATCGCCATGGCCAAGGCTCAGGCCTACGAGTACGGTCCGCGCGGGGTGCGCGTCAACACGGTCGCGCCCGGGCACGTCGCGATTCCTATGGGCCTCGGCTTCGCGGGCTGGAACGGCGGGGGAACGGGCGAGATGCGCCGTCGCCGCGCAAAGGCGACGATGCTCGGCACCGAAGGCACGGGGTGGGATGTCGCGTTCGCGGTGCTGTACCTGGCGAGCGATGAGGCCTCGTATGTGACTGGCCATACCATTCCGGTCGACGGCGGCACCACTGAGGTATTTCCCATCGTGATGGCCGATACGATCGTCGGCGACGGTTCGGGCAGCCTCTAG
- a CDS encoding enoyl-CoA hydratase/isomerase family protein, giving the protein MSEVIPEWETVAVSVIDDIVELRLHSGEGSLVWSATSHREVMEAFGWAGSRRSTKAVIITGTGETFCSSIDVASFKGMPWDEIWWEGRRMLQNISDIDVPVIAAVNGPATAHAEIAVLADIVIASDTAVFGDHIHITRRTAPGDGAHAVWANLLGPSRVKYFLLTAATIDAHEGRTIGFVHEVLPYGEVLPRAHAIAEQLATLSVPVLRFSKAAVSIAARRFFAEDLSHGLGLEGSGHWVDGGISS; this is encoded by the coding sequence ATGAGTGAAGTGATTCCCGAATGGGAGACCGTGGCCGTCTCGGTTATCGACGACATCGTCGAGCTGAGGTTGCATTCCGGCGAGGGCTCTCTTGTGTGGAGCGCGACGTCGCATCGTGAGGTGATGGAAGCCTTCGGATGGGCGGGGTCTCGCCGGTCGACCAAAGCGGTGATCATCACCGGAACGGGTGAGACGTTCTGTTCCAGCATTGACGTGGCGTCGTTCAAGGGAATGCCCTGGGACGAGATCTGGTGGGAGGGGCGGCGCATGCTGCAGAACATCAGCGACATCGACGTTCCCGTCATCGCGGCAGTCAACGGCCCTGCCACCGCGCACGCAGAGATCGCGGTGCTGGCCGATATCGTCATCGCCTCTGACACGGCGGTGTTCGGTGACCACATCCACATCACGCGCCGCACGGCTCCGGGCGACGGCGCCCACGCGGTCTGGGCGAACTTGCTCGGCCCTTCTCGCGTGAAGTACTTTCTGCTCACCGCAGCGACCATCGACGCGCACGAGGGCAGAACCATCGGATTCGTGCACGAGGTTCTGCCATACGGCGAGGTTCTGCCGCGGGCTCATGCCATCGCCGAGCAGCTTGCCACGCTGAGCGTTCCCGTACTTCGGTTCTCGAAGGCGGCGGTGTCGATCGCAGCACGCCGGTTCTTCGCCGAGGACCTGAGCCACGGGCTCGGGCTGGAGGGCAGCGGGCACTGGGTCGACGGCGGCATCTCGTCGTAG
- a CDS encoding FadR/GntR family transcriptional regulator produces the protein MSESEPKSAWPTNFSASAIGRQVKTSERVASAIVTLIVDNGLKPGDRLPNEAEMIEQFEVGRGSLREALRILETYGMISLRSGPGGGPVLLSVNPRDVSRSFSLYLNISGATVQELVDARLIIDPQAARMAAEAISDESKAAILATLDREESVRPTAGTVVEAANDFHYLLATLTGNGVFNLVATALKEMYTTRVVGVGLAEKTTKPTIRHEHRRIGDAVIAGDGDLAERLMREHLIEHFAQTLDASPGFGPSVINWG, from the coding sequence ATGAGCGAGTCTGAGCCGAAGTCGGCGTGGCCCACCAATTTCAGCGCATCGGCCATCGGACGTCAGGTCAAGACCTCCGAGCGCGTCGCGTCGGCCATCGTGACCCTCATCGTCGACAACGGCTTGAAGCCGGGCGATCGGTTGCCCAATGAGGCCGAGATGATCGAGCAGTTCGAGGTCGGTCGCGGCTCACTGCGCGAGGCTCTGCGCATTCTGGAAACCTATGGCATGATCAGCCTGCGCTCCGGTCCCGGCGGCGGCCCCGTGCTGCTGAGCGTCAATCCGCGCGACGTCAGCCGCAGCTTCTCGCTCTACCTCAACATCAGCGGCGCCACGGTTCAGGAGCTGGTCGATGCGCGCCTGATCATCGACCCGCAAGCCGCCCGCATGGCCGCCGAAGCGATCAGCGACGAGTCGAAGGCCGCGATACTCGCCACGCTCGACCGCGAGGAGTCGGTGCGCCCGACCGCGGGAACCGTGGTGGAAGCCGCAAACGACTTTCACTATCTGCTCGCCACTCTCACCGGAAACGGCGTATTCAACCTGGTCGCCACCGCCCTGAAAGAGATGTACACGACTCGCGTCGTGGGGGTCGGCCTCGCCGAGAAGACGACAAAACCGACCATCAGGCACGAGCATCGCCGCATCGGCGACGCGGTGATCGCCGGCGACGGCGATCTGGCCGAGAGACTCATGCGTGAGCACCTCATCGAGCACTTCGCCCAGACGCTCGACGCCTCGCCCGGTTTCGGGCCGTCGGTCATCAACTGGGGCTGA
- a CDS encoding MaoC family dehydratase: MTDTTTVQAPKEWRGRYFEDMEVGDVYRSRLGRTIEQTDNTWFTLLTCNTNQVHFNSEFAAATEFKEPLVNSCLTLSIVVGLSVADTSENAMANLGWDSISMPTPVFAGDTLWAESEVLSTRESKSRPHQGIVSIRTRGVNQRGETVVEYLRTFMMYRRSAPQAVSRFPEPASDWRV, translated from the coding sequence ATGACAGACACCACCACCGTGCAGGCGCCGAAGGAATGGCGAGGGCGGTATTTCGAAGACATGGAGGTCGGAGATGTCTATCGCAGTCGCCTCGGACGAACCATCGAACAGACCGACAACACGTGGTTCACCTTGCTCACGTGCAACACCAATCAAGTGCACTTCAACAGCGAGTTCGCGGCGGCGACCGAGTTCAAAGAGCCGTTGGTGAACTCGTGTCTGACCCTGTCGATCGTGGTTGGTTTGTCGGTCGCCGACACCAGCGAGAACGCCATGGCGAACCTCGGCTGGGACTCGATCTCGATGCCGACACCGGTGTTCGCCGGAGACACGCTCTGGGCCGAGAGCGAGGTGCTCTCGACGCGAGAGTCGAAATCGCGCCCGCATCAGGGCATTGTGAGCATCCGCACTCGTGGAGTGAACCAGCGCGGCGAGACCGTCGTCGAGTACTTGCGCACTTTCATGATGTACCGCCGCAGCGCCCCGCAGGCGGTCAGCCGCTTTCCGGAACCCGCCTCCGACTGGCGGGTCTGA
- a CDS encoding alpha/beta fold hydrolase, with protein sequence MHDYQDGDVRVGGLNLHYLEWGTPGKPPLVMLHGLNVQAHTWDPISRRLAADYHVFTPDLRGHGESDWSKTGYRVRSMSNDISLFVDALGIGAFDLVGHSAGVRVALSLAGERPDIVKKLILSDAGPETTRAGAEFMRDFIQRTVAIKGFRNSAEAREYYKTEHPQWVEEFIDLHVEHQLRKNWAGKLVLKADPDVQWITGSASLPDIPYLWKMCAQATMPTLLMIGRTSNVLDEGLVEKMTTVMPDAVALWFETGHYIPREQPDEFTTAIEDFLAAEKVNA encoded by the coding sequence ATGCACGACTATCAAGACGGTGACGTTCGCGTCGGCGGCCTCAACCTGCACTACCTCGAGTGGGGCACCCCGGGTAAACCGCCCCTGGTGATGCTGCACGGACTCAATGTTCAAGCGCACACGTGGGATCCGATCTCGCGTCGACTCGCTGCCGACTATCACGTGTTCACCCCCGATCTGCGCGGGCACGGCGAGAGCGACTGGTCGAAGACGGGGTACCGCGTGCGCTCGATGTCGAATGACATCAGCCTGTTCGTCGATGCGCTCGGTATCGGCGCCTTCGACCTGGTGGGGCACTCGGCCGGCGTACGAGTGGCGCTCTCGTTGGCGGGGGAGCGGCCCGACATTGTCAAGAAGCTCATTCTGTCTGACGCCGGCCCCGAAACGACCCGGGCAGGCGCGGAGTTCATGCGTGACTTTATTCAGCGCACGGTGGCCATCAAGGGTTTCCGCAACTCCGCGGAGGCGCGCGAGTATTACAAGACCGAGCACCCGCAGTGGGTCGAGGAATTCATCGATCTGCATGTCGAACACCAGCTGCGCAAGAACTGGGCCGGCAAACTCGTTCTGAAGGCCGACCCCGACGTGCAGTGGATCACCGGCTCGGCGAGCCTGCCAGACATCCCCTACCTGTGGAAGATGTGCGCCCAAGCGACCATGCCCACCCTGCTCATGATCGGGCGCACGAGCAACGTGCTCGACGAAGGTCTGGTCGAGAAGATGACGACCGTCATGCCCGACGCCGTAGCGCTCTGGTTCGAGACGGGTCACTACATTCCGCGTGAACAGCCTGACGAATTCACGACAGCCATCGAAGACTTTCTCGCTGCCGAGAAGGTGAACGCATGA
- a CDS encoding CaiB/BaiF CoA transferase family protein, translated as MSITDKPITTEPFGPTDLRVLSGLKIVEFAHVIAGPLAGTLMADLGADVVHVEDPGRGDPQRNAGPAKDGTHLWWKVSARNKKSVTLNLRTEEGRVLARELAMWADVVICNFRVETLEKWELDFVSLNKINPKLIMLQVTGFGNTSSKRNSPGFGKVGEAMSGVVNITGFPDGPPVHTGFSHGDSVTGLMGAFSVMAALYRKNTDPDFRGEWIDLALYDGLFRLIEWQVIFYDQLGENPTRVGNELSAAPAAVINTFKTSDDRWITVTSGTPRSVQNVAALVGEPIEEYATAAMQVVRKARLDEMVRQWILQHTLEECIAEMTRLEVVASPIFTVEDILADPTYRERENVVEIEDPDLGMVKMQNVFPRLANYAGKVWRTAPALGEDSDAVYGGALGRTPEQIAELRAAGTI; from the coding sequence GTGAGCATTACCGACAAGCCCATCACAACCGAACCGTTCGGCCCGACCGACCTGAGAGTGCTGAGCGGTCTGAAAATCGTCGAGTTCGCTCACGTGATCGCGGGCCCGCTGGCCGGCACGTTGATGGCCGACCTGGGCGCCGATGTCGTGCACGTCGAAGACCCGGGACGCGGCGATCCGCAGCGCAACGCTGGGCCGGCAAAAGACGGCACACACCTGTGGTGGAAAGTCTCGGCGCGCAACAAGAAGTCGGTCACGCTCAATCTGCGCACCGAAGAGGGTCGGGTGCTCGCCCGTGAGCTCGCCATGTGGGCCGACGTCGTGATCTGCAACTTCCGCGTGGAAACGCTCGAGAAGTGGGAGCTCGACTTCGTCTCGCTGAACAAGATCAACCCGAAGCTGATCATGCTGCAGGTGACGGGCTTCGGCAACACCTCCTCCAAACGCAACTCTCCCGGGTTCGGCAAGGTGGGCGAGGCCATGAGCGGTGTCGTGAACATCACCGGCTTTCCCGACGGTCCGCCCGTGCACACCGGCTTCTCGCACGGCGACTCGGTCACCGGTCTGATGGGTGCGTTCTCGGTGATGGCGGCCCTGTACCGCAAGAACACCGACCCCGACTTCCGCGGAGAATGGATCGACCTCGCCCTGTACGACGGACTGTTCCGGCTCATCGAATGGCAGGTCATCTTCTACGACCAGCTCGGTGAGAACCCCACCCGTGTCGGCAACGAGTTGTCAGCCGCGCCCGCCGCGGTCATCAACACGTTCAAGACCTCGGATGATCGCTGGATCACGGTCACGTCGGGCACTCCGCGTTCCGTACAGAACGTGGCCGCCCTCGTCGGTGAGCCGATCGAGGAGTATGCCACGGCGGCTATGCAGGTGGTGCGCAAGGCGCGGCTCGACGAGATGGTGCGGCAGTGGATTCTGCAGCACACGCTCGAGGAGTGCATCGCCGAGATGACCCGACTCGAGGTCGTTGCGTCGCCGATCTTCACGGTCGAAGACATACTCGCCGACCCGACCTACCGTGAACGCGAGAACGTCGTCGAGATCGAAGACCCCGATCTCGGCATGGTGAAGATGCAGAACGTCTTTCCGCGGCTGGCCAACTATGCCGGAAAGGTCTGGCGCACAGCGCCGGCCCTCGGCGAAGACAGCGATGCCGTGTACGGGGGAGCGCTCGGTCGCACGCCCGAGCAGATCGCCGAACTGCGCGCCGCCGGTACGATCTAG
- a CDS encoding HpcH/HpaI aldolase/citrate lyase family protein encodes MTARADFATMTSLIEVPILNPKYWSKVPEVQADAIMLDLEDSATPANKAAVRSAIIEALGDMSYFGGRRVIVRCNNLATPWGRDDLEALGAVSADIVVSYPKVERREELDEVAAILAAAGNAHPLHVMIETARALIEIDSIASHEAVAGLHFGYVDFAADVGSRPFDANGELSMLTSGYARSKIAIAAAAYGLFATGGSLIPDYKDLDKVRALIQSWSDLGYTACIAVSPAHLPIINEVMRPSAAEVAKAKEVVEAYEEATAKGDPAAVLNGRVITLPDYRVAELLLKRA; translated from the coding sequence ATGACCGCACGGGCGGATTTCGCAACGATGACGAGCCTCATCGAAGTGCCGATTCTGAACCCCAAGTACTGGTCGAAGGTGCCCGAGGTGCAGGCCGATGCCATCATGCTCGACCTCGAAGACTCGGCGACGCCGGCGAACAAGGCCGCCGTGCGCTCAGCGATCATCGAGGCGCTCGGCGATATGTCGTACTTCGGCGGTCGCCGCGTCATCGTTCGGTGCAACAACCTCGCCACCCCGTGGGGCCGTGATGACCTCGAGGCGCTCGGCGCGGTCTCGGCCGACATCGTGGTGTCGTATCCCAAGGTCGAGCGGCGCGAAGAGCTCGACGAGGTGGCGGCCATTCTCGCGGCCGCCGGTAACGCGCATCCACTGCACGTCATGATCGAGACCGCGCGGGCGCTCATCGAGATCGATTCGATCGCGTCGCATGAAGCGGTGGCCGGCCTGCACTTCGGCTATGTCGACTTCGCGGCAGACGTCGGCAGCCGCCCGTTCGATGCGAACGGTGAGCTCTCGATGCTGACCAGCGGTTACGCGCGATCGAAGATCGCCATTGCGGCGGCCGCCTATGGCTTGTTCGCGACCGGTGGCTCACTCATCCCCGACTACAAAGACCTCGATAAAGTGCGGGCGCTCATCCAGTCGTGGTCAGACCTCGGCTACACGGCCTGCATCGCCGTGTCGCCGGCGCATCTGCCGATCATCAACGAGGTCATGCGCCCGTCTGCCGCCGAGGTCGCAAAGGCGAAAGAGGTCGTCGAGGCGTACGAAGAGGCGACCGCGAAAGGTGACCCGGCCGCAGTGCTCAACGGGCGGGTGATCACTCTTCCCGACTACCGGGTCGCCGAACTGCTGCTGAAGCGGGCGTAG
- a CDS encoding HpcH/HpaI aldolase/citrate lyase family protein, with amino-acid sequence MRQGLRSFLFVPGDDDRKLAKAASAKADALIIDLEDAVAPENKVAARRRVLDYIESYAGSAQLVVRINAAGTPFFVDDIEAIAESKAAAVMLPKASDASLRELAALSPNTQVVALIETALGVEQAFSIASHRQVVRLMLGSADLAAELGITLSSNEIDMQYPRARVAFASAAALREAPIDVVHLAVSDAEALLESSRRGKALGFTAKACIHPAQIDVVNRVFSPSADEVNDALGVVEAYTDAQQSGLAVTAYNGKLVDLPVVLQAQRILSMHNAAPMQSATNRREE; translated from the coding sequence CCCTGATCATCGATCTCGAAGATGCCGTTGCACCCGAGAACAAGGTGGCCGCTCGCCGCCGCGTGCTCGACTACATCGAGTCTTATGCAGGCAGCGCGCAGCTCGTGGTACGTATCAACGCCGCAGGAACGCCCTTCTTCGTCGACGACATCGAAGCGATCGCCGAATCGAAGGCGGCCGCGGTCATGCTTCCCAAGGCCTCCGACGCCAGCCTTCGAGAACTCGCCGCGCTGTCTCCAAACACGCAGGTCGTCGCTCTGATCGAGACCGCGCTCGGGGTGGAGCAGGCCTTCTCGATCGCGTCGCACCGGCAGGTCGTACGGCTCATGCTCGGGTCGGCCGACCTGGCCGCAGAACTCGGAATCACGCTCTCGTCGAATGAGATCGATATGCAGTATCCGCGCGCCCGGGTCGCCTTCGCCTCGGCGGCGGCGCTGCGCGAGGCACCGATCGACGTGGTGCACCTCGCCGTGTCAGACGCCGAGGCGCTGCTCGAGAGCAGCCGGCGCGGCAAGGCTCTCGGCTTCACGGCCAAGGCGTGCATCCACCCTGCCCAGATCGATGTCGTCAATCGCGTCTTCAGCCCTAGTGCCGACGAGGTGAACGATGCTCTCGGTGTCGTCGAGGCCTACACGGATGCTCAGCAGTCCGGCCTCGCCGTGACGGCCTACAACGGCAAGCTCGTCGACCTGCCGGTCGTGCTGCAGGCCCAACGAATTCTTTCGATGCACAACGCAGCACCGATGCAGAGCGCGACGAATCGCAGAGAGGAATGA
- a CDS encoding MmgE/PrpD family protein, translating to MTIPAGVSPATSSVASGAGGMARALAEKISELVDAPLTSSAVTAVSNRLTHSLGVSLASTALQPFTTALDALTAEPGEAVVVGSSTRLAPGAAAFVNAVTAHSSLQEDCGPGGFREGSHPGTYVIPAALAAADLSGCSGDRLQRAIIAGYEAVHRLGLAVPPALSARRFRPVGVMGPFGAAVAAAYALGGDAEAVGRAIGIAANTSAGTSQGFVSGSMEPYFHAGFAARNGLLAASLAVAGAPSAELALEGEHGFFAVYAGQAALTDPLFADDERLAIEGLGSKKYAVCLQNQESIELADEVRELIGGREIDAVVLRRPNTPENGTASPGVGADGPYETRLQRQMSARFTAAAALLGRPVNRPFYFESAGSDAATHDLAERVHLQTSTSGDVEYVAHLSNGETVALAGRRPGILFPDDESFARLFLVRATPVLGEARASAALGQISLLGSAADARSLTKSFAL from the coding sequence ATGACCATTCCCGCTGGCGTGAGCCCGGCGACCTCGAGTGTCGCTTCTGGTGCGGGCGGAATGGCGCGCGCGCTCGCAGAGAAGATTTCCGAGCTGGTCGACGCCCCGCTGACCTCTTCCGCAGTCACAGCCGTGTCGAATCGCCTCACCCACTCGCTCGGCGTCAGCCTGGCCAGCACCGCGTTGCAGCCCTTCACCACCGCTCTCGACGCGCTCACGGCAGAGCCGGGCGAGGCCGTTGTGGTCGGTTCATCCACTCGCCTCGCGCCGGGAGCCGCGGCCTTCGTGAACGCGGTGACAGCACACAGCAGTCTGCAGGAAGACTGCGGGCCGGGCGGATTTCGTGAGGGGAGTCACCCCGGCACCTACGTGATTCCCGCAGCACTGGCTGCCGCAGACCTCAGCGGATGCTCGGGCGACCGATTGCAGCGTGCCATCATCGCGGGGTACGAGGCCGTTCACCGGCTCGGTCTGGCGGTTCCGCCCGCGCTCAGCGCGCGCCGGTTTCGGCCCGTCGGCGTCATGGGGCCGTTCGGCGCCGCCGTAGCCGCCGCGTACGCTCTCGGTGGCGACGCCGAGGCGGTCGGCCGCGCCATCGGCATCGCCGCCAATACCTCGGCCGGCACCAGCCAGGGCTTCGTCTCCGGCAGCATGGAACCGTACTTCCACGCCGGGTTCGCCGCCCGAAATGGCCTGCTGGCGGCCTCGCTGGCCGTCGCCGGAGCCCCGAGCGCCGAGTTGGCCTTAGAGGGCGAACACGGGTTCTTCGCCGTTTACGCCGGGCAGGCAGCCCTTACAGATCCACTTTTCGCCGACGACGAGCGGCTCGCTATCGAGGGCTTGGGGAGCAAGAAGTACGCAGTGTGCTTGCAGAACCAAGAGAGCATCGAACTGGCCGACGAGGTGCGCGAGTTGATCGGCGGCCGCGAGATCGACGCCGTCGTTCTTCGACGCCCGAATACACCCGAGAACGGCACCGCAAGCCCGGGAGTCGGCGCAGACGGACCCTATGAAACCCGGCTGCAGCGACAGATGTCAGCCCGCTTCACCGCGGCCGCCGCCCTTCTGGGGCGGCCCGTCAACCGCCCGTTCTATTTCGAGTCGGCCGGTTCCGATGCGGCGACTCACGACTTAGCAGAACGGGTGCATCTGCAGACATCGACCAGCGGCGACGTCGAGTACGTCGCCCACCTGAGCAACGGCGAGACGGTCGCGCTGGCTGGGCGCCGACCGGGCATCCTGTTTCCCGACGACGAGTCGTTCGCTCGCCTGTTTCTGGTGCGTGCGACCCCCGTACTCGGCGAAGCGCGGGCCTCGGCTGCGCTTGGGCAGATCAGTCTGCTCGGCAGCGCCGCCGACGCGCGTTCTCTGACGAAGTCGTTCGCGCTCTAG